Proteins from a genomic interval of Lolium perenne isolate Kyuss_39 chromosome 1, Kyuss_2.0, whole genome shotgun sequence:
- the LOC139832430 gene encoding uncharacterized protein — translation MTADRLLARGWPNGYFCPLCIRNLETATHLFIECPLSRQVWAGVAIMATAPSLAPSSWGNHHRSIDWMAGLSEGLPSLEASRVRSWTLLVLWHLWLERNARVFTASPSPVRSLLARITDEAAAWDLAGAKISVARE, via the coding sequence ATGACGGCCGACAGGCTGCTTGCTCGAGGATGGCCAAATGGGTACTTCTGTCCGCTTTGCATACGGAACCTCGAGACCGCGACACACCTCTTCATCGAGTGCCCGCTCTCGCGGCAGGTTTGGGCCGGGGTGGCAATCATGGCCACGGCCCCATCCCTCGCTCCCTCCTCCTGGGGGAACCACCACAGGTCCATCGATTGGATGGCCGGCTTGTCTGAGGGGCTGCCTTCCCTGGAGGCATCCCGTGTCCGTTCCTGGACGCTCCTGGTCCTCTGGCACTTATGGCTTGAGAGAAACGCCCGCGTCTTCACAGCCTCCCCCTCTCCGGTCCGCTCCCTGCTGGCTCGGATCACCGACGAGGCGGCTGCTTGGGACTTGGCGGGTGCGAAGATCTCCGTAGCTCGCGAGTAG